Proteins from a genomic interval of Arachis hypogaea cultivar Tifrunner chromosome 10, arahy.Tifrunner.gnm2.J5K5, whole genome shotgun sequence:
- the LOC140175540 gene encoding uncharacterized mitochondrial protein AtMg01250-like, which yields MEGMDRKCIRSASIFIMVNGAPSKPFKMERGLRQGDLLSPFLFVLVVDALNRMIGEAVRNRRIAPLLVGRDNIELSYLQFADDTILFCPLEEETVRNYKRLLRCFEVMFGLSINFDKSSLILVNCSQEWVGRMCQLLGCQAASLPVKYLGIELGANPKLVKT from the coding sequence ATGGAGGGCATGGATCGCAAGTGCATTAGATCAGCATCTATTTTCATAATGGTCAACGGGGCACCATCGAAACCTTTCAAGATGGAAAGGGGGCTTCGACAAGGCGACCTGTTATCACCATTTCTGTTTGTGCTTGTTGTAGATGCGTTGAACAGGATGATAGGGGAGGCGGTAAGGAATAGGAGAATAGCCCCTCTCTTAGTCGGTAGGGATAATATAGAGCTATCATACCTTCAGTTTGCTGATGACACTATATTATTCTGTCCGCTGGAGGAGGAGACGGTCAGAAATTACAAGAGACTCTTGAGGTGCTTTGAAGTAATGTTCGGATTGAGTATCAATTTTGACAAGTCCAGTTTGATACTGGTGAATTGTAGCCAGGAGTGGGTTGGTCGGATGTGCCAATTATTAGGGTGCCAGGCGGCAAGTCTACCAGTGAAGTACTTGGGTATTGAACTAGGAGCAAACCCAAAGCTAGTTAAAACATGA
- the LOC112717200 gene encoding pathogenesis-related protein PRB1-3 translates to MVANEAESPKEYLRGHNTERAMVGVPPLKWDVKLKKKAQELVNEYLEICWGKPPPSKSSVYGENLMWKYASAEHVTAAKAVAWWVAQKKYYDHKSNSCIGGKCEEYIQVVWRETTHVGCANAKCPDRPGVVAKCTVTICLYNPKGNLQGHRPF, encoded by the coding sequence ATGGTAGCTAATGAGGCAGAGTCTCCAAAAGAGTATTTGAGAGGTCACAACACTGAACGAGCAATGGTTGGGGTTCCTCCGCTGAAGTGGGatgtgaaactaaaaaaaaaagctcAAGAGTTGGTGAATGAATACCTGGAAATCTGCTGGGGAAAACCACCGCCATCCAAGTCCTCTGTCTACGGTGAGAATCTTATGTGGAAGTATGCATCTGCTGAACACGTTACAGCAGCAAAAGCGGTAGCGTGGTGGGTGGCACAGAAAAAGTACTACGACCATAAATCCAACTCGTGTATTGGTGGTAAGTGTGAAGAATACATTCAAGTTGTTTGGAGAGAAACTACTCATGTTGGATGCGCTAATGCTAAATGCCCAGATAGACCAGGCGTCGTTGCCAAATGCACCGTTACTATTTGTCTTTATAATCCTAAAGGAAACCTTCAAGGCCATCGTCCTTTCTAG
- the LOC112718135 gene encoding pathogenesis-related protein 1A has protein sequence MKMVIIIKISFVSILLPLCIVAAVQESSEEYLKVHNDARASVGIPPLKWDVKLARKAQKYLNKLTEHCLKGKFQPTRNPYSGQNVAWHMASDHFTGAKAVEGWVAEKKYYDHKSNSCIGGDCECYIQVVWRDTTHVGCGRVKCDKCQMRCTLVVCLYSPPGNDGERPY, from the coding sequence ATGAAgatggtaataataataaaaataagctttgtAAGCATATTATTGCCATTGTGCATAGTAGCTGCGGTACAAGAGTCTTCAGAAGAGTATTTGAAAGTTCATAATGATGCACGAGCAAGCGTTGGGATTCCGCCGCTGAAGTGGGATGTGAAATTAGCAAGAAAAGCTCAAAAGTATTTGAATAAACTCACCGAACATTGTCTCAAGGGGAAATTTCAACCAACCCGAAACCCTTACTCCGGCCAGAATGTTGCGTGGCATATGGCATCCGATCACTTTACGGGGGCAAAAGCGGTGGAGGGGTGGGTTGCCGAGAAAAAGTACTACGACCATAAATCCAATTCGTGCATTGGTGGTGATTGTGAATGCTACATTCAGGTTGTTTGGAGAGACACTACTCATGTTGGGTGTGGTAGAGTTAAGTGCGATAAATGCCAAATGAGATGCACTCTTGTTGTTTGTCTTTATAGTCCTCCAGGAAACGATGGTGAACGTCCTTACTAG